In the Populus trichocarpa isolate Nisqually-1 chromosome 1, P.trichocarpa_v4.1, whole genome shotgun sequence genome, one interval contains:
- the LOC7478699 gene encoding protein SRG1, whose amino-acid sequence MEPATLGKSLLVPCVQELAKESPATVPTRYLRLDQDPPIINNNEVASLPQIPVIDMRRLVSEEQMDLELDKMDRACKEWGFFQLINHGVDDSLVNKVKEGIQELFNLPMEEKSKYWQRPEEMEGFGQAFVVSEEQKLDWGDIFYMITLPKHARKPHLFPMLPQPLRDTLEAYSAELKNLAMKILYLMAKALRMKPDEIKDMFEEGSQMMRMNYYPPCPQPELVMGLNSHSDAIGLTILLQVSEVEGLQIRKSGKWIPVQPLPNAFVINIGDMLEIVTNGIYRSTEHRATVNSEKERISVATFYSLNLDGELGPAPSLVTPETPAAYRRMIVADFLKGFLSRKLVGKSYVDVMRIQNGGDKDN is encoded by the exons ATGGAACCAGCAACACTTGGGAAGTCTCTCTTGGTGCCCTGCGTTCAGGAGCTGGCAAAGGAGTCACCGGCCACTGTCCCAACAAGATACTTGCGTCTTGATCAAGACCCTCCAATAATAAACAACAATGAGGTGGCTTCCTTGCCCCAAATCCCAGTAATTGACATGCGAAGATTAGTTTCTGAAGAACAAATGGATTTAGAGCTGGATAAAATGGACCGTGCATGCAAGGAATGGGGTTTCTTCCAG CTGATAAATCATGGAGTGGATGATTCATTGGTTAACAAAGTGAAGGAAGGGATTCAAGAGCTGTTCAACCTACCAATGGAGGAGAAGAGCAAGTATTGGCAAAGACCAGAAGAAATGGAGGGATTTGGACAAGCTTTTGTTGTGTCTGAGGAGCAGAAGCTTGATTGGGGAGATATTTTCTACATGATCACTCTTCCAAAGCATGCGAGGAAACCCCATTTATTCCCCATGCTTCCTCAACCACTCag AGATACTTTGGAAGCATACTCGGCGGAATTAAAAAATCTTGCCATGAAAATCCTCTATCTCATGGCTAAAGCTCTAAGAATGAAACCTGACGAGATAAAAGACATGTTCGAAGAAGGATCTCAGATGATGAGGATGAACTATTACCCACCATGCCCACAACCAGAGCTTGTCATGGGCCTGAACTCTCACTCTGATGCTATTGGCCTCACAATCCTCCTCCAAGTCAGTGAGGTGGAAGGGTTACAGATAAGGAAATCTGGGAAGTGGATTCCTGTTCAACCACTTCCCAATGCGTTCGTGATCAACATTGGAGACATGTTGGAG atTGTGACTAATGGGATTTACCGTAGCACTGAGCATCGAGCAACTGTTAACTCAGAGAAAGAGCGAATTTCTGTGGCCACCTTTTACAGCCTCAATCTGGATGGAGAACTGGGTCCTGCGCCAAGCCTTGTTACTCCAGAGACTCCAGcagcatataggagaatgataGTGGCGGATTTCCTGAAAGGATTTTTATCACGTAAACTCGTTGGAAAATCATATGTTGATGTCATGAGGATTCAAAATGGAGGTGACAAAGACAATTGA
- the LOC7470800 gene encoding protein SRG1, which translates to MASSKSDSLDVHSVISVMELVKEPIISVPKEYVHMDQQNPTFSVRTDHPLPTLPTIDFKLLVSVDTTDLELEKLHSTCKEWGFFQLVNHGVSSSLLEQLKHEIEEFYNLPLEDKRKYMVRPDDFQGYGNTKLDEILDWGDRFYMITNPIHHRKPHLFPELPPSFRNLLECYLLELQRLAMKLLGFIAEALKVDLKEIGEIFDDGLQSVRMTCYPPCPQPELVVGFRPHSDATGITILNQVNGVDGLQIKRDGVWIPVKFIPDALVVNVGDILEILSNGVYKSIEHRATTNSKEERLSMAFFVSPKFEAEVGPLTSLISPQNPPLFRRIGMEKYVKDFFSRKLQGKSFLEDMKIEGAEEATLLDGN; encoded by the exons ATGGCATCCTCGAAGTCAGATAGCTTAGATGTTCATTCTGTAATTAGTGTTATGGAGCTCGTCAAAGAGCCCATAATCTCAGTCCCCAAAGAATATGTTCACATGGATCAACAAAACCCAACCTTTTCTGTTCGCACTGATCATCCCCTTCCAACTCTTCCCACCATTGATTTCAAGCTGTTGGTCTCGGTGGATACCACGGATTTGGAGCTAGAAAAGTTGCACTCCACTTGCAAAGAATGGGGTTTCTTTCAG TTGGTGAACCATGGTGTTAGCTCATCACTGCTGGAGCAGCTGAAACATGAGATTGAAGAATTTTATAATCTTCCATTGGAAGATAAAAGGAAATACATGGTAAGGCCAGATGATTTTCAAGGGTATGGCAATACCAAATTAGATGAGATACTTGACTGGGGTGATAGATTCTATATGATTACCAATCCTATTCATCACAGGAAGCCACATCTTTTCCCAGAGCTCCCACCATCATTCAG GAATCTCTTGGAATGTTATCTGCTGGAATTGCAAAGACTTGCCATGAAACTGCTTGGGTTTATAGCAGAAGCTCTGAAAGTGGACTTGAAGGAGATTGGGGAGATTTTTGATGATGGGTTACAATCAGTGAGAATGACATGCTATCCCCCATGCCCACAGCCAGAACTTGTTGTAGGCTTCAGACCTCACTCAGACGCCACTGGCATCACCATACTTAATCAAGTCAATGGTGTAGATGGTCTTCAGATAAAAAGAGATGGGGTTTGGATTCCGGTGAAATTCATCCCAGATGCTCTTGTAGTAAATGTGGGAGACATTCTAGAG ATTCTGAGCAACGGTGTCTATAAAAGCATTGAGCACAGGGCCACGACAAATTCCAAGGAAGAAAGGCTCTCTATGGCTTTTTTTGTCAGCCCCAAATTCGAGGCAGAGGTTGGTCCTTTGACTAGTTTAATCAGCCCACAAAATCCACCATTATTTCGAAGAATAGGGATGGAAAAATATGTCAAAGACTTCTTCTCCCGCAAGCTCCAAGGGAAATCATTCTTGGAGGACATGAAAATTGAAGGAGCTGAAGAGGCTACACTGCTTGATGGCAATTGA